From Bacteroidales bacterium, one genomic window encodes:
- a CDS encoding beta-N-acetylhexosaminidase: MYYKNFISRIAICCFCVLCTITTFAQNSKNQYDYLLPKPQIIRTSGTETGNDFTLNESSVIICKNKFLAGYLKEHLQNLKYNPQVIYKNNVPKKITGNYILIAEDKDALQPDNQDVVKEGYRLKVGKDAIVITGTDYGGMFNGIQTLLQLLPVNVYKDKGLTYYEKLADGAVVTDSFVSGPTTKCSIPSGEIIDWPAYNYRGMMLDVSRTFRPAAEIYQYLDWLAYNKIDKFHWHLTDDQGWRIEIKKYPELMAKGAWRGPGEAYKSCFGSGNKRYGGYYTQEQIKSIVKYAADRNIEIIPEIDMPGHSGSVAVSYPDIVCRQPENGDFKTDAHNGEFSKEIWCVAKEENYKMLKGIIKEMSKMFPSKIMNIGGDEVNHTNWKNCPDCQALIAQKGLKDEFGLHNYFVKRLNDIAARYGKVLAGWEEIIKTGNLNPGTTVYIWHSTSPAKDAVAEHYPTVLQVGAYSYFDMKHTKLERGHNWAGLVPTDKAYSLNPAEIATPVNNGKSAEENTADFKKYVIGLQGGLWEELGNRPVNFVEYQTFPRLCALSEVAWGTSKKADGTPNWEDFKRRLTGAHYQRMSNMGIRYRVVYPNVTVHNVDNDTIITAYNDSVSNYKLVAEKPYEGAIIKYAIVAPETAADGVRGQADTTNYKYIYSEPIITKYPDTYRFATFASDTLHSIGVAQMSMPLHKYLTPKFTIESNKNLFKESSFNDLTDYNPKTTMFLDGRGHSGDYVKITFDEPLDCHAIDIVTGSDIINFYGITEGYAEYSSDGINYTGKVNFDCQRAVLLPKDKVKSIRIVLTGDSDSYKVGIQDLNIF, encoded by the coding sequence ATGTACTATAAAAATTTTATTAGCCGCATTGCAATATGCTGTTTTTGTGTTCTTTGCACCATTACAACTTTTGCCCAAAATTCTAAAAATCAATATGATTATTTGTTGCCGAAGCCTCAGATAATTAGGACGTCCGGGACAGAGACCGGCAATGATTTTACTCTAAATGAATCATCCGTTATCATCTGCAAAAATAAATTTCTTGCAGGGTATCTGAAGGAGCATCTGCAAAACCTAAAGTATAATCCGCAGGTTATTTATAAGAATAATGTACCTAAAAAAATCACCGGCAATTATATCTTGATTGCAGAAGATAAAGACGCATTACAACCCGATAATCAAGATGTTGTAAAAGAGGGATATAGACTTAAGGTAGGGAAGGATGCAATAGTTATTACCGGAACAGACTATGGCGGAATGTTTAACGGCATTCAAACATTGCTGCAGCTGCTTCCTGTAAATGTTTATAAAGACAAGGGGTTGACTTATTATGAAAAACTTGCAGATGGGGCTGTTGTCACCGATAGTTTTGTTTCTGGCCCAACCACAAAATGCAGTATCCCGTCGGGAGAAATAATAGACTGGCCTGCTTATAATTACAGAGGCATGATGCTGGATGTTTCCAGAACATTCAGACCTGCCGCGGAGATTTATCAATATTTAGACTGGCTGGCATACAACAAGATAGACAAATTTCACTGGCATCTTACAGATGACCAGGGATGGAGAATTGAAATCAAAAAATATCCGGAGCTTATGGCAAAGGGAGCATGGCGCGGACCTGGAGAAGCTTACAAATCTTGTTTTGGTTCCGGCAATAAAAGATACGGCGGATATTATACACAAGAGCAGATAAAAAGTATCGTAAAATACGCGGCCGATAGAAACATAGAGATTATCCCGGAAATTGATATGCCAGGTCATAGCGGCTCTGTAGCAGTAAGTTATCCAGACATAGTATGCAGACAGCCGGAAAACGGAGACTTTAAAACAGATGCGCATAACGGCGAATTCAGCAAAGAAATCTGGTGCGTTGCAAAAGAGGAAAATTACAAAATGCTGAAGGGGATTATCAAAGAGATGTCAAAGATGTTTCCTTCCAAAATAATGAATATCGGCGGCGATGAAGTCAACCATACAAACTGGAAAAATTGTCCTGACTGCCAGGCTCTAATTGCACAGAAGGGGTTAAAGGATGAGTTTGGATTGCACAATTATTTTGTAAAGAGACTAAATGATATTGCTGCCAGATACGGAAAGGTGCTTGCCGGCTGGGAGGAAATTATTAAAACAGGAAATTTAAATCCGGGAACCACAGTATATATTTGGCATAGCACCAGTCCTGCTAAAGATGCTGTAGCAGAGCATTATCCAACAGTATTGCAAGTTGGAGCCTACAGCTATTTTGACATGAAACATACAAAGCTGGAGAGAGGACACAATTGGGCCGGTTTGGTCCCGACAGATAAAGCTTATTCTTTAAATCCTGCAGAAATTGCAACGCCTGTTAACAACGGCAAGAGCGCAGAAGAAAATACTGCAGATTTTAAAAAATATGTAATTGGACTACAAGGCGGATTATGGGAAGAGCTTGGAAACAGACCCGTTAACTTTGTTGAATATCAAACATTTCCTAGATTGTGCGCACTATCGGAAGTTGCATGGGGAACATCCAAGAAAGCCGACGGAACACCTAATTGGGAAGATTTTAAACGCAGGCTAACCGGAGCGCATTACCAGAGAATGAGCAACATGGGAATAAGATACAGGGTTGTGTATCCGAACGTTACAGTACATAACGTTGATAATGATACAATAATCACAGCCTACAATGATTCTGTTTCCAATTACAAATTGGTTGCTGAAAAACCTTATGAGGGCGCTATAATAAAATATGCAATTGTTGCTCCCGAGACAGCAGCTGATGGAGTAAGAGGACAGGCTGACACAACAAATTACAAGTACATTTATTCAGAACCTATAATTACAAAATATCCTGATACTTACAGATTTGCAACATTTGCAAGCGATACTCTCCATAGCATCGGCGTTGCACAAATGAGCATGCCGCTGCATAAATATTTGACTCCAAAATTTACCATCGAGAGTAATAAAAATTTATTCAAAGAAAGTTCGTTTAACGACTTAACCGATTACAATCCAAAGACTACTATGTTTTTGGACGGAAGAGGACATAGCGGCGATTATGTAAAAATTACTTTTGATGAACCTCTTGATTGCCATGCTATTGACATTGTCACCGGATCAGATATAATAAACTTCTACGGCATAACTGAAGGATATGCTGAATACTCTTCAGATGGCATTAATTACACAGGCAAGGTGAATTTTGACTGCCAGAGAGCCGTGCTTCTTCCTAAAGATAAAGTTAAAAGCATAAGAATTGTATTAACCGGAGATTCAGATAGTTATAAAGTAGGAATACAAGATTTAAATATATTCTAG
- a CDS encoding DUF4251 domain-containing protein yields the protein MKKFLAVLMVVFLALSTSAFAQVKRETRAEKKARIEKLVKDGVANKVLFIEVTRLCPINGVAQNVVYGNDGYYIKILGNRISCNLPYIGNNRSVAYGNNSDININSDKQDMTLMGGWQDKDKCYIFQTIFWNGNKSEGPNIMQVTLTMQIYTSGEVFAKADIVGMDSMSYVGEVDNEPAAK from the coding sequence ATGAAAAAATTTCTAGCAGTTTTAATGGTTGTTTTTTTGGCATTGTCAACTTCTGCGTTTGCCCAGGTTAAAAGGGAAACCAGAGCAGAGAAAAAGGCCAGAATTGAGAAATTGGTAAAGGATGGCGTTGCCAATAAAGTTTTATTCATTGAAGTGACCAGATTGTGCCCTATCAATGGGGTGGCTCAGAACGTTGTCTATGGCAATGACGGTTATTACATCAAAATTCTAGGAAATAGAATATCATGTAATTTGCCGTACATAGGCAATAACAGAAGCGTCGCTTACGGCAACAACAGCGATATAAATATCAACAGCGATAAGCAAGATATGACCCTGATGGGAGGATGGCAAGACAAAGATAAATGCTATATTTTCCAGACAATTTTCTGGAATGGCAACAAGTCAGAAGGTCCTAACATAATGCAGGTTACATTAACCATGCAAATATACACATCCGGAGAAGTTTTTGCCAAGGCGGATATTGTTGGAATGGATTCTATGAGTTATGTTGGAGAGGTTGATAATGAACCTGCTGCCAAATAA
- a CDS encoding fumarate reductase/succinate dehydrogenase flavoprotein subunit, producing MEDNKLISHIPDGPITKKWKKHKSEVKVVSPGNKRKLEIIVVGTGLAGASAAATLGELGYNVKVFCISDSPRRAHSIAAQGGINAAKNYQNDNDSIYRLFEDTVKGGDFRSREGNVFRLAEVSNNIIDQCVAQGVPFAREYGGLLANRSFGGAQVSRTFYARGQTGQQLLLGAYAAMNAQIAAGTVKSYPRHEMMDLVLVNGEAKGIIARNIVTGQLERFGAHAVVLATGGYGHVYFLSTNAMNSNGSAAWQCYKKGAYFGNPCFAQIHPTCIPVRGHQQSKLTLMSESLRNDGRIWVPKFKEDVEKLRRHEITGSQIPEERRDYYLERRYPAFGNLVPRDIASRAAKERCDAGFGVNPPGKAVFLDFKSAIQRLGEDKIRERYGNLFQMYEEITSFNAYKEPMMIYPAIHYTMGGLWVDYDLQTTIPGLYAIGEANFSDHGGNRLGASALMQGLADGYFILPCTIGNYLAHKIQEPKTDTSSPEFDAAENAVKERIAKLFAIKGKRSPDSIHKELGELMWEYVGMSRNEEGLKTAIEKINKLKEEFWSNVYVAGTNEQFNQELEKANRLADFLEIGDLMARDALQRRESCGGHFREEMQTEDGEAKRDDKNFMFVSAWEYKGENSEPELHKEPLDFEFVHLATRNYKD from the coding sequence ATGGAGGATAATAAGTTAATATCTCATATTCCCGACGGACCCATTACAAAAAAGTGGAAGAAACATAAGTCTGAGGTTAAGGTAGTTAGCCCCGGGAATAAAAGAAAATTAGAAATAATCGTTGTTGGAACCGGTTTAGCCGGAGCTTCCGCCGCGGCAACCTTGGGAGAGCTTGGTTATAATGTCAAGGTTTTTTGCATTAGCGATTCTCCAAGGCGCGCGCACTCTATTGCGGCGCAGGGAGGAATTAACGCAGCAAAGAACTATCAAAATGACAATGACTCTATCTACAGATTGTTTGAGGATACAGTTAAAGGCGGCGATTTTAGAAGCAGAGAGGGTAACGTGTTCCGTTTAGCAGAGGTTAGTAATAATATTATAGATCAGTGCGTTGCACAAGGAGTTCCTTTTGCAAGAGAATACGGCGGACTTCTTGCCAATCGTTCTTTTGGAGGGGCGCAGGTCAGCAGAACTTTCTATGCGCGCGGTCAAACCGGTCAGCAGCTTTTGCTTGGAGCATACGCTGCCATGAACGCGCAGATTGCTGCAGGAACAGTTAAATCTTATCCAAGACATGAGATGATGGACTTGGTTTTAGTTAACGGAGAGGCAAAAGGAATTATCGCAAGAAATATTGTTACCGGACAATTAGAAAGATTTGGCGCTCACGCAGTTGTCTTGGCAACAGGCGGTTACGGACATGTATACTTCTTGTCAACCAATGCAATGAACAGCAATGGTTCTGCAGCTTGGCAGTGCTATAAGAAAGGTGCATATTTTGGCAATCCTTGTTTTGCGCAAATCCATCCTACTTGTATTCCTGTCCGCGGACACCAGCAATCAAAACTTACTCTTATGAGCGAGTCATTAAGAAATGATGGAAGAATCTGGGTTCCAAAGTTTAAGGAGGATGTTGAAAAATTGCGCCGGCATGAAATTACCGGGTCTCAAATTCCGGAGGAGAGAAGAGATTATTATCTGGAGAGAAGATATCCTGCTTTTGGAAATCTTGTTCCAAGAGATATTGCCTCACGTGCGGCAAAAGAGAGATGCGATGCCGGCTTTGGAGTTAATCCTCCGGGAAAGGCTGTCTTTCTTGATTTTAAGAGCGCCATCCAAAGACTAGGAGAGGATAAAATCAGAGAACGTTACGGAAATCTTTTCCAGATGTATGAAGAAATTACAAGTTTCAATGCATACAAGGAACCAATGATGATTTATCCTGCAATTCACTATACAATGGGTGGTTTGTGGGTAGATTATGATTTGCAAACTACTATCCCCGGATTGTACGCCATAGGTGAAGCAAACTTCTCAGACCATGGCGGCAACAGACTAGGAGCCTCTGCTTTAATGCAGGGTCTTGCAGACGGATATTTTATTCTTCCTTGCACAATTGGAAATTATCTTGCCCATAAAATTCAGGAGCCTAAAACAGACACTAGCAGCCCTGAATTTGATGCAGCGGAAAATGCTGTTAAAGAGCGTATTGCAAAATTATTTGCAATAAAGGGAAAGAGATCCCCTGATTCTATACATAAAGAGCTTGGAGAGTTGATGTGGGAGTATGTTGGCATGAGCAGAAATGAAGAGGGATTGAAAACTGCAATAGAGAAAATTAATAAATTAAAAGAAGAATTCTGGAGTAACGTATATGTTGCCGGTACAAATGAACAGTTCAATCAAGAGCTGGAAAAGGCAAATCGTCTTGCAGACTTTCTAGAGATAGGTGATCTTATGGCTCGCGATGCGTTACAAAGACGCGAGTCCTGCGGAGGCCATTTCAGAGAGGAAATGCAGACAGAAGACGGAGAGGCAAAAAGAGATGATAAGAACTTCATGTTTGTTTCTGCATGGGAATATAAAGGAGAGAATTCAGAACCTGAGCTTCATAAGGAACCTCTTGATTTTGAATTTGTTCATCTTGCAACCAGAAATTATAAAGATTAA
- the hflX gene encoding GTPase HflX — MDKAVFVSIITPDSSENQANEYLDELEFLAMTAGIENGKRFMQRVEKPNSRTYVGEGKVEEIRDYISDNEIHLAIFDDELTGAQVRNLEKELNCEILDRTSLILDIFALRAKTASAKTQVELARYQYILPRLAGMWSHLERQRGGRGTRGGAGEKQIETDRRIVLDKITLLKEQLKKIDKQMAVQRGNRGGLVRVSLVGYTNVGKSTIMNLLSKSNVFAENKLFATLDTTVRKVVIENVPFLLSDTVGFIRKLPHQLVESFKSTLDEVREADVLMHVVDISHPNFEEQIKVVKQTLEEIGAGNKPIFTIFNKIDAYNFIKKDEFDLSPDKPNNLTLAQLKNSWLSKENTPCIFISAKDKTGVDKLRNDLYKMVSEIMKGRYPFNDFLWN, encoded by the coding sequence ATGGATAAAGCGGTTTTTGTTAGTATTATTACTCCCGACAGCTCAGAAAATCAAGCAAATGAATACTTAGATGAATTGGAGTTCCTTGCTATGACGGCAGGGATAGAGAACGGGAAGAGATTCATGCAAAGAGTAGAAAAGCCAAATTCCAGAACATACGTTGGAGAGGGAAAGGTTGAGGAGATAAGAGACTATATATCTGATAACGAGATTCATCTTGCAATCTTTGATGATGAATTAACGGGAGCTCAAGTAAGAAATCTGGAGAAAGAATTAAACTGTGAAATATTAGACAGGACCTCTTTAATTTTGGATATTTTTGCGCTGCGCGCTAAAACGGCATCTGCAAAGACACAGGTGGAACTAGCTAGATATCAATATATTCTGCCAAGACTGGCAGGCATGTGGAGCCACCTGGAAAGACAAAGAGGAGGACGCGGAACAAGAGGCGGTGCCGGAGAAAAACAAATTGAAACAGATAGGCGAATAGTTCTTGATAAAATAACTCTTCTTAAAGAGCAGCTTAAAAAGATTGACAAGCAGATGGCTGTTCAGAGAGGCAATCGCGGCGGTCTTGTAAGAGTATCTCTTGTCGGCTATACAAATGTTGGCAAAAGCACTATCATGAATTTACTCTCAAAGAGTAATGTCTTTGCAGAAAATAAATTATTTGCAACGCTGGATACTACTGTAAGAAAGGTTGTTATAGAGAATGTCCCATTCCTTTTAAGCGACACCGTAGGATTTATAAGAAAGCTGCCTCATCAACTTGTAGAGTCATTTAAAAGTACGTTGGATGAAGTAAGAGAAGCTGACGTCCTCATGCATGTAGTAGACATATCGCATCCAAATTTTGAAGAACAAATTAAAGTTGTAAAACAAACTTTGGAAGAAATCGGAGCCGGCAATAAACCAATATTTACAATTTTCAATAAAATTGATGCATACAATTTTATTAAAAAAGATGAATTTGATTTAAGTCCAGATAAGCCTAATAATCTGACACTTGCACAGCTAAAAAATTCATGGCTGAGTAAAGAAAATACACCATGTATTTTTATATCCGCAAAAGACAAAACCGGAGTTGACAAATTAAGAAATGACTTGTACAAAATGGTTTCGGAAATTATGAAAGGCCGTTATCCGTTCAATGATTTTCTATGGAATTAA
- a CDS encoding P1 family peptidase, whose translation MLTAFLTAGSCYCSLAQDSAHGKRMRDYGIEYGIFKTGKYNAITDVPGVSVGQVTLRKGDDMRTGVTAIIPHGGNIFRLKVPAAFYVGNGFGKLAGTTQIQELGNIETPIVLTNTLNVSTGIEALVTYTLQQPGNENVRSVNAVVGETNDGELNNIRARYVKVSDVLDAIKNAKGGPVEEGCVGAGTGTICFSWKGGIGTSSRVLPQNLGGYTVGVLVQTNYGGVLEICGVQVGQKLGSYSFKKSIDANAKTEEAKKGDGSCMMVVITDAPCDSRGLQRIAKRAIMGLSRTGGNASNGSGDYVLALSVCPDNLIKDGEKIHTMKVLDNDEMSPIFQATIEATAEALWNSMFAAKTTKGFNGYEVPALPVDQVVKMIKAEKGIK comes from the coding sequence ATGTTAACAGCATTTCTTACTGCCGGCAGCTGCTATTGCTCGCTTGCCCAGGACTCCGCGCATGGGAAAAGAATGCGCGATTATGGAATTGAATATGGAATTTTCAAAACCGGAAAGTATAATGCAATTACCGATGTACCAGGTGTTTCCGTGGGCCAGGTAACTTTGAGAAAAGGAGATGATATGCGTACTGGCGTAACCGCCATTATTCCTCATGGAGGTAATATTTTCAGATTAAAAGTGCCTGCTGCGTTTTATGTTGGGAACGGTTTTGGAAAACTGGCCGGAACTACTCAAATTCAGGAACTTGGAAACATAGAGACCCCTATCGTTTTAACAAACACACTTAATGTTTCTACCGGAATTGAAGCGCTTGTTACTTACACGCTTCAGCAGCCCGGGAATGAAAATGTACGTTCCGTAAATGCTGTTGTTGGAGAGACTAACGACGGAGAATTAAATAATATAAGGGCCAGATACGTAAAGGTTTCTGACGTTCTGGATGCAATAAAAAATGCAAAAGGAGGTCCGGTAGAGGAGGGATGTGTCGGGGCAGGAACCGGTACAATTTGTTTTAGCTGGAAAGGCGGAATTGGAACATCATCTAGAGTGCTCCCGCAAAACCTTGGAGGTTACACAGTTGGAGTTTTGGTTCAAACAAATTATGGCGGAGTACTTGAGATTTGCGGGGTACAGGTTGGGCAAAAACTTGGCAGTTATTCTTTTAAAAAGAGCATAGATGCAAATGCTAAGACTGAAGAGGCAAAGAAGGGGGACGGCTCTTGTATGATGGTGGTAATAACTGATGCTCCGTGTGATTCCAGAGGATTGCAACGTATTGCAAAGAGGGCAATTATGGGATTGTCAAGAACCGGCGGAAACGCATCTAACGGAAGCGGAGATTATGTTCTTGCACTCTCTGTTTGTCCCGATAATCTTATTAAAGACGGGGAGAAAATACACACAATGAAAGTGCTGGATAATGATGAAATGTCCCCTATTTTCCAAGCAACAATTGAGGCTACTGCAGAAGCCCTTTGGAACTCTATGTTTGCTGCAAAAACCACAAAAGGTTTTAATGGATATGAGGTCCCTGCATTGCCTGTAGATCAGGTTGTTAAAATGATTAAAGCAGAGAAGGGAATAAAATAA
- a CDS encoding TonB family protein yields the protein MEIKKTPKADLENKKLLFKEIGLIIALGVVLLAFEWSTKEKETSTMQAGPQAAVETENVPITQQETPPPPENIREPVVSDVLQIVNNDVKVASTLISTEDIKGAGVDIKDYVVATQAAPEESVEEEVIPFAIVEEKPKFQGGDQNDFTKWVFSHIEYPEIAKENGVQGRVTLQFTVDTDGSVKNVSVLRGVDASLDKEAVRVVQSSPRWTPGRQRNKNVKVRYTFPVIFQLK from the coding sequence ATGGAAATCAAAAAAACACCAAAAGCAGATCTTGAGAACAAAAAGCTATTGTTCAAAGAGATTGGTTTAATTATCGCGCTTGGCGTCGTCCTTCTTGCTTTCGAATGGAGCACAAAGGAGAAAGAGACAAGCACTATGCAAGCCGGCCCACAGGCTGCAGTTGAAACTGAGAATGTTCCTATTACACAACAGGAAACTCCTCCTCCTCCAGAGAATATCAGGGAGCCTGTTGTATCAGACGTTCTGCAAATTGTAAACAATGACGTTAAAGTTGCTTCCACACTTATCAGCACAGAGGATATTAAGGGTGCGGGAGTTGACATTAAAGATTACGTTGTTGCAACACAAGCTGCTCCGGAAGAGTCTGTAGAAGAGGAAGTTATTCCTTTCGCTATTGTAGAGGAAAAACCTAAGTTCCAAGGCGGCGACCAGAACGATTTCACCAAATGGGTATTCTCTCACATTGAGTATCCTGAAATCGCAAAGGAAAACGGAGTTCAAGGCCGTGTTACACTTCAGTTTACAGTTGATACTGATGGTTCTGTAAAGAACGTGTCAGTTCTTAGAGGAGTTGATGCTTCCCTAGATAAAGAGGCTGTAAGAGTTGTTCAGAGTTCTCCTAGATGGACTCCGGGAAGACAAAGAAACAAGAACGTAAAAGTTAGATATACGTTCCCTGTTATCTTCCAGTTGAAATAA
- a CDS encoding malate dehydrogenase, which yields MAKVSVIGAGNVGATCVNAMLHLNFCSDVVLLDIRQGFAEGKAMDMMQTSKIYQFNTRLVGVTNDYKATANSDVVIITSGMPRKPGMTREELIGVNAKIVSEVTANVLKYSPNCIIEVIANPMDPMTYLTLKKNKLNKHRVVGMGGLLDTSRFTYYLSRALNVPVSDIEGMVIGGHGDKTMIPLIRMATYKGIPVTSLLTNDECNQVVSDTMVGGATLTKLIGTSAWYAPGVSAATMAKSIIQDDRKMFPCCCYLEGEYGQKDICIGVPAILGKDGWEKVIEFDLNAEERKLFAASAEATRNTAKILYDQKLI from the coding sequence ATGGCTAAAGTCTCAGTGATTGGCGCCGGTAATGTTGGTGCGACTTGCGTGAATGCAATGTTGCACTTGAATTTCTGCTCAGATGTCGTTTTGTTGGATATCAGGCAGGGTTTTGCAGAGGGAAAGGCAATGGATATGATGCAAACCTCTAAAATTTACCAATTTAACACCCGCCTTGTTGGTGTTACAAATGATTACAAAGCAACTGCAAATTCAGATGTTGTTATTATTACATCTGGCATGCCAAGAAAACCAGGCATGACAAGAGAAGAGCTGATAGGAGTTAATGCTAAAATTGTAAGCGAAGTTACCGCAAATGTTTTAAAGTATTCACCTAACTGTATTATTGAGGTCATTGCAAACCCAATGGATCCAATGACTTACCTAACACTTAAGAAGAACAAACTTAACAAGCATAGAGTTGTGGGAATGGGCGGATTGCTAGATACAAGCCGTTTCACATATTATCTTTCTCGTGCGCTGAATGTTCCGGTTTCTGATATTGAAGGAATGGTTATCGGAGGTCACGGTGATAAAACAATGATTCCTCTGATAAGAATGGCAACTTACAAAGGCATTCCAGTTACCTCATTATTAACTAATGACGAGTGTAATCAAGTTGTATCTGATACAATGGTAGGAGGCGCAACTCTTACAAAATTGATTGGAACTTCTGCTTGGTATGCTCCCGGAGTATCCGCCGCAACCATGGCTAAATCAATTATCCAAGATGATAGAAAAATGTTCCCTTGCTGTTGCTATCTAGAAGGAGAATACGGACAGAAAGATATATGCATTGGCGTTCCTGCAATTCTTGGAAAAGATGGATGGGAGAAAGTTATTGAGTTTGACCTAAATGCAGAGGAGAGAAAATTATTTGCAGCAAGTGCGGAAGCAACCAGAAATACTGCAAAGATTTTGTATGACCAGAAACTGATTTAA
- the ybeY gene encoding rRNA maturation RNase YbeY — MIQFFVEKTKFALSGKRLLKKWIVQIMSERGFECGEINIIFVPDSYILELNKKSLGHNFYTDIITFDYSVGQIVNGDLYISADTVCANADLYKQTFEKEICRVVIHGILHMIGEDDLTPVQQKKMRAAENSALKKLSVGSIKCKLTANNKKGKD; from the coding sequence ATGATTCAATTCTTTGTTGAGAAGACCAAATTTGCTCTATCCGGCAAGCGGCTTTTAAAAAAATGGATTGTTCAAATTATGAGTGAACGGGGTTTTGAGTGCGGTGAGATTAACATTATTTTTGTTCCCGACAGTTATATCCTGGAATTGAATAAAAAATCTTTGGGACACAATTTTTATACAGATATAATAACTTTTGACTACTCAGTAGGTCAGATAGTTAACGGGGATTTATATATTAGTGCAGACACGGTTTGCGCCAATGCAGATTTATATAAGCAGACATTTGAAAAAGAAATTTGCCGGGTGGTAATTCATGGAATTTTACACATGATTGGAGAGGATGATTTAACTCCTGTACAGCAGAAAAAAATGAGAGCTGCAGAAAATTCTGCACTAAAAAAATTATCTGTCGGGAGTATAAAATGCAAACTGACTGCAAATAATAAAAAAGGAAAGGACTAA